In the Hordeum vulgare subsp. vulgare chromosome 7H, MorexV3_pseudomolecules_assembly, whole genome shotgun sequence genome, one interval contains:
- the LOC123408053 gene encoding putative serpin-Z8 has translation MDRPTKKPRQSGSGLTQLAAGLTKRLAEEKPSTNLVFSPLSIYTALSLLAAGARDATLDEILRVLGAQSRGELENFVSRMAADALQDRSASGGPRVAFACGVWSDLLWPLKPAFREAVVGTYKAEANTVDFRGAPEEACGQINAWAAQVTNNLIDSILPPGSINPATTRLVLGNAVYFKGKWEHQPFHSRHTAHDPFHRIDGSHVDVPFMQSTMSQFVAMHDGLKVLKLRYKMGALDHIHTGYTQLSMCIFLPDAHDGLWELLDTIASRPGFLHDHLPVQRIALREFRIPKFKLSFHSSIAAVLKKLGLELPFCEQGNLSDMVEDDGSGLPTVVEDVIHKAVVEVNEEGTEAAAVTVVARGKKNRRPRRPPTPPQVDFIADHPFAYYIVEEATGALVFAGYVLDPSKVAS, from the coding sequence ATGGACAGGCCGACCAAGAAGCCGCGGCAGTCCGGATCTGGCCTGACGCAGCTCGCCGCCGGCCTCACCAAGCGCCTCGCGGAAGAAAAGCCCAGCACCAACCTCGTCTTCTCGCCGCTGTCCATCTACACAGCTCTGTCGCTCCTGGCCGCCGGCGCCAGGGACGCCACGCTGGACGAgatcctccgcgtcctcggggcgcAGTCGCGCGGCGAGCTCGAGAACTTCGTGTCCCGCATGGCGGCGGACGCGCTCCAGGACAGGTCCGCGTCGGGCGGTCCTCGTGTGGCCTTCGCGTGCGGCGTGTGGAGCGACCTGTTGTGGCCGTTGAAGCCTGCCTTCCGTGAGGCCGTCGTGGGCACGTACAAGGCCGAGGCGAACACCGTCGACTTCCGCGGCGCGCCGGAGGAAGCGTGTGGCCAGATCAATGCATGGGCGGCTCAGGTGACGAACAACCTCATCGACTCCATCCTTCCCCCAGGATCGATAAACCCGGCAACGACTCGGCTCGTGCTCGGCAACGCCGTGTACTTCAAGGGCAAGTGGGAGCACCAGCCGTTCCACAGCAGGCACACCGCGCATGACCCCTTCCACCGGATCGACGGCAGCCATGTCGACGTTCCCTTCATGCAGAGCACAATGTCGCAGTTCGTCGCCATGCACGACGGGTTGAAGGTACTCAAACTCCGGTACAAGATGGGGGCGCTCGATCATATTCATACCGGATACACGCAGTTGTCCATGTGCATCTTTCTCCCGGACGCCCACGACGGCCTGTGGGAGCTGCTGGACACGATCGCGTCCCGGCCTGGGTTCCTCCACGACCACCTGCCGGTGCAGCGAATCGCCCTCCGCGAGTTCCGGATTCCAAAGTTCAAGTTGTCCTTCCATAGCAGCATAGCCGCTGTCCTTAAGAAGCTAGGGCTTGAGCTGCCGTTCTGCGAGCAGGGCAACCTGTCTGACATGGTGGAGGACGATGGATCTGGCTTGCCGACAGTGGTGGAGGATGTCATCCACAAGGCTGTGGTCGAGGTAAACGAGGAAGGGACTGAAGCCGCAGCTGTCACCGTGGTTGCACGGGGTAAAAAAAACCGAAGGCCGCGGCGACCCCCAACACCTCCGCAGGTGGATTTCATTGCCGACCATCCATTTGCCTACTACATAGTGGAGGAGGCAACCGGAGCACTTGTCTTTGCAGGCTACGTCCTCGACCCATCCAAGGTTGCCAGCTAG